Proteins encoded together in one Triticum dicoccoides isolate Atlit2015 ecotype Zavitan chromosome 7B, WEW_v2.0, whole genome shotgun sequence window:
- the LOC119341845 gene encoding uncharacterized protein LOC119341845 — translation MGNCQAAEEATVVVQHPGGRVERLYWATSAAEVMRANPGHYVALVTLRVTEGDGQQQRRGAVRLTRVKLLKPRDTLQLGHAYRLIAVDEVTRAVQARKEEKTRRAQRQRQQAGGGPASAGDDQSLMDDGLDQLEQQDRDGHPSSSTKGSRHRQWRPSLHSIAEVSS, via the exons ATGGGCAACTgccaggcggcggaggaggcgacggTGGTGGTGCAGCACCCGGGCGGGCGGGTGGAGCGGCTCTACTGGGCCACCAGCGCCGCCGAGGTCATGCGCGCCAACCCGGGCCACTACGTCGCGCTCGTCACCCTCCGCGTCACCGAGGGGGACGGCCAGCAGCAGCGGCGCGGCGCGGTGCGGCTGACGCGGGTGAAGCTGCTCAAGCCCCGCGACACGCTGCAGCTCGGCCACGCCTACCGCCTCATCGCCGTCGACGAGGTCACCAGGGCCGTGCAGGCCAGGAAGGAGGAGAAGACCAGGAGGgctcagcggcagcggcagcaggccgGCGGGGGGCCGGCCTCCGCCGGCGATGACCAGTCCCTGATGGACGACGGTCTCGATCAG TTGGAGCAGCAGGACAGGGACGGCCACCCGAGCAGCTCGACGAAAGGCTCGAGGCATCGCCAGTGGCGCCCGTCTCTGCACAGCATCGCCGAAGTCAGCAGCTGA